A region from the Drosophila mauritiana strain mau12 chromosome 2L, ASM438214v1, whole genome shotgun sequence genome encodes:
- the LOC117139667 gene encoding insulin-like growth factor-binding protein complex acid labile subunit yields MLFKWLLFSLCIMPAMFSNTRRKCPTECQCSMDDLDRYQAICTKGGLNSLLSPNELDVDVKVIIIRGPRNSITIGPALRQFMKLEILRITDSNLPAIGAESFWGLKYLRILDLSKNNITNITENNFRGQDNLLELELSKNKVLRMASSTFRHLTDLRRLNLADNSIVELVQRNFFMLSRLKYLDLSGNPLQDLQPDVFRDVPELKVLKCRNCQLKKINPQMYNLLPLLSELDLGRNEFKFLDKDEFRDVKRLTKVLLDGNQLSVVVDQLFRMQKSLNHLDLSYNRLAKVPNDSFLQLTNLTFLDLSYNKLVRLEPQSIRSLSNLLTLNISGNVLMDLREMRETFELIPQLTHLAIADMGTMPVGLLHPFKQLRYLNISGNSLNNTALEVIDPCRELEFLDLSRNQLHGISEDTALRIQGIRNVRLDNNPLICDECHMGKLINVVRQLQWKWDTYPICFLPKSLRGAEINNLDINGLHTCLTFITDEEQNAASTSYNFLEHGGLNTLAILGGIIFVLIAVIILSLVACFSKNRARYYTREDHLNGSESKCLEKNLEATTITTLGNGSSPTTTTTLTLATSPAAPNGPKTNGQGLSLSPANGSTPVHGISEDKGKEINFTFPVDDRVCTIDELMPPPPPPPQQHPHPNMGSLMYSVSHSPSSATTLAAVAAAATVIPPGAPSHSPMPTPTPTPAEDVVVVLPPPPLPPQQHHHQMDGSLASLREVQQQLVHLSSTLEPLVSVN; encoded by the exons ATGCTCTTCAAGTGGCTCCTGTTCAGCCTGTGCATAATGCCGGCCATGTTCAGTAATACGAGGAGGAAATGCCCCACTGAATGCCAATGCAGCATGGACGACTTGGATCGTTATCAGGCCATCTGCACAAAAG GAGGCCTGAATTCACTGCTGTCGCCAAATGAGTTGGACGTCGATGTTAAAGTTATTATCATCCGTGGACCCCGGAATTCCATTACAATCGGTCCAGCGCTGCGGCAGTTCATGAAACTGGAGATACTCCGCATCACCGACTCCAATCTGCCGGCAATAGGCGCGGAGTCGTTTTGGGGCCTCAAATATCTGCGGATATTAG ATCTGTCCAAGAACAATATAACCAATATCACAGAGAACAACTTTCGAGGACAGGACAACCTACTGGAATTGGAGTTATcgaaaaataaagttttacGCATGGCCAGTTCAACGTTTCGCCATTTGACG GATTTGCGTCGCCTTAATTTGGCCGACAACTCGATTGTGGAGCTCGTGCAGCGCAACTTCTTCATGCTGAGTAGACTCAAGTATCTGGACCTTAGCGGAAATCCGCTGCAGGATTTACAGCCGGATGTGTTTCGCGATGTGCCG GAACTCAAAGTGCTCAAGTGTCGCAATTGCCAGCTGAAAAAAATCAATCCGCAGATGTACAATTTATTGCCGCTTTTAAGCGAATTGGATTTGGGACGCAACGAG TTCAAGTTTCTCGACAAGGATGAATTCCGCGATGTGAAGCGACTGACCAAAGTTCTGCTGGATGGCAATCAATTGTCCGTGGTGGTGGACCAACTCTTTCGCATGCAGAAGAGTCTTAATCATCTGG ATTTGTCGTACAATCGGTTGGCCAAAGTGCCCAATGACTCGTTTCTGCAGCTGACCAACTTGACCTTCCTGGACTTGTCCTACAACAAACTGGTTCGCCTGGAGCCGCAGTCCATTAGAAGTTTGAGCAACCTGCTGACGCTCAACATAAGTGGCAATGTGCTGATGGATCTTAGGGAGATGAGAGAAACCTTTGAG CTCATTCCCCAGCTCACCCACCTGGCGATTGCGGATATGGGTACAATGCCCGTTGGTCTACTGCATCCCTTCAAGCAACTGAGATATCTCAATATCTCCGGCAATTCCTTGAACAACACGGCATTGGAGGTCATCGATCCGTGTCGAGAACTGGAG TTTTTGGACTTATCTCGGAATCAATTACACGGCATCAGCGAGGACACGGCCCTCAGGATCCAAGGCATACGCAACGTGCGACTCGACAACAATCCTTTGATATGCGACGAGTGTCACATGGGGAAATTGATAAATGTCGTGCGACAA CTGCAGTGGAAATGGGATACCTATCCCATTTGCTTTCTGCCGAAGAGTCTTCGAGGTgcagaaataaataatttggaTATCAACGGGCTGCACACGTGCTTAACTTTCATCACCGACGAGGAGCAAAATGCCGCCAGCACATCATATAACTTTCTTGAGCACG GTGGTCTCAATACTCTGGCCATTCTGGGTGGCATCATCTTTGTGCTAATTGCCGTCATTATACTGTCCTTGGTTGCCTGCTTTTCGAAAAACCGGGCTCGCTACTACACGAGGGAGGACCACCTGAATGGCA GCGAGAGCAAGTGCCTGGAAAAAAATCTGGAGGCGACCACGATTACAACGCTGGGTAATGGCAGCTCGCCCACCACGACGACCACGCTGACCCTGGCCACCTCCCCGGCGGCACCAAATGGTCCAAAGACGAATGGACAGGGCCTGAGCCTGAGTCCTGCCAACGGCAGCACGCCCGTTCACGGAATATCCGAGGACAAGGGCAAAGAAATCAACTTCACCTTTCCCGTGGACGATCGCGTCTGCACCATTGACGAGCTgatgccaccaccaccgccgcctccGCAGCAGCATCCGCATCCCAATATGGGCAGCCTGATGTACAGTGTGTCGCACTCGCCGAGCTCGGCTACAACCCTGGCAGCTgtggcagcggcggcgacTGTTATTCCGCCAGGAGCCCCCTCTCACTCGCCCATGCCCACGCCCACACCCACTCCCGCCGAGGATGTGGTCGTGGTCCTGCCCCCACCACCGCTACCACCGcaacagcaccaccaccagatGGACGGCAGCTTGGCCAGCCTGCGGgaggtgcagcagcagctggtcCATCTGAGCAGCACGCTGGAGCCGCTGGTCAGCGTTAACTGA